A DNA window from Solanum lycopersicum chromosome 3, SLM_r2.1 contains the following coding sequences:
- the LOC101264712 gene encoding uncharacterized protein, which produces MAQVSISLLNFLNDGEDDVIEHENGVVEDLDSSPYWPLSFGDFDVYDPSDLSDFPSRSQISSYSRGRTGLALSDDVSETDSVVTVMDRENQVNFVMDMFQQRVEQSQSLIRVVSNPDLLHADPVLETDFGLIGGNEFTGMSSLDVDFGLGLGFRGDSDNSGFHIEDCDGPEQFVSGLRVVDYESDWDPDDNCVSGRLFNLEEVDGEDENENICDNESDDPSLRLCWGSFQLEDHRDVNEDFEWEEIDGRVDEREILSMFLDVEEVSESPAPEDRARELENLEWEFLLNVQNLEPDPEITNDEFDFGRHVDRDDYNYTTEYELLFGQFAEGDHGFLGRPPASMTVVRDLPTVAVSKGDLENNNATCAICKDELNLGEKVRQLPCAHRYHGDCILPWLGIRNTCPVCRYELPTDDHGYERRRRVQTIHTLELDQVD; this is translated from the coding sequence ATGGCTCAGGTTTCCATTTCGCTGCTTAATTTCCTCAACGACGGCGAAGACGATGTTATCGAACATGAAAACGGCGTCGTAGAGGACCTCGACTCTTCTCCTTACTGGCCTCTCAGTTTCGGTGACTTCGATGTTTACGATCCCTCAGATCTCTCCGATTTCCCTTCCCGTTCCCAAATCTCTTCGTATTCTCGTGGGAGGACTGGTTTGGCATTAAGCGACGATGTTTCAGAAACTGATTCGGTTGTCACCGTCATGGACCGCGAGAACCAAGTAAACTTTGTTATGGATATGTTTCAGCAACGGGTTGAGCAATCTCAATCTTTGATCCGTGTGGTTTCCAACCCTGATTTGCTGCATGCGGACCCGGTATTGGAGACCGATTTTGGTTTGATTGGAGGGAATGAGTTTACGGGAATGAGTAGCTTAGACGTTGATTTTGGGCTAGGGTTAGGTTTTCGTGGGGATTCTGATAATTCTGGGTTCCATATTGAAGATTGTGATGGCCCTGAACAGTTTGTCAGTGGGTTGAGGGTTGTGGATTATGAATCTGACTGGGACCCTGATGATAACTGCGTTTCAGGCAGATTGTTCAATCTGGAAGAAGTTGATGGCGAAGACGAAAATGAGAATATTTGCGACAATGAGAGTGATGACCCGAGTCTTCGGCTGTGTTGGGGTTCCTTTCAGTTGGAGGATCATAGGGATGTGAATGAGGACTTTGAGTGGGAAGAAATTGATGGAAGAGTTGATGAGAGAGAGATTCTAAGCATGTTCTTAGATGTTGAGGAGGTATCTGAATCTCCTGCTCCAGAGGATAGAGCAAGAGAGTTGGAAAATTTGGAGTGGGAGTTTCTGTTGAATGTTCAGAATTTGGAGCCAGACCCGGAAATTACAAATGATGAATTCGATTTCGGTCGTCATGTGGATCGAGACGATTACAATTACACTACTGAGTATGAGCTATTGTTTGGACAGTTTGCAGAGGGCGATCATGGTTTTCTTGGAAGACCACCAGCTTCCATGACTGTTGTTAGAGACCTTCCAACTGTGGCTGTGAGTAAAGGTGATTTAGAAAATAACAATGCTACTTGTGCTATCTGCAAGGATGAGTTGAATTTAGGAGAAAAGGTTAGACAGTTACCATGTGCTCATAGGTATCATGGTGACTGTATTCTGCCTTGGCTTGGGATTAGGAATACCTGCCCAGTTTGTCGGTACGAGTTGCCCACAGATGATCATGGCTATGAGAGGAGGAGAAGGGTCCAGACAATTCACACACTTGAACTTGATCAAGTTGATTGA
- the LOC104646600 gene encoding uncharacterized protein, which yields MVSLSFSSFMLVMLLFIFLTIKDTIAHTDDQAKQIVHEAENYNASDLKSYLSVKKKVLESVPAAAAFRLGGRKMMIERTKDMKEVKKGESSGNYNRPLGHDSRKNLHYQGNESDSMNSASTHNLKNDDQSDDNGSFQKIESEKLVDDMTELFTMMNKDYVGGPGSGSKPRHKPPINNFQPLHRSNP from the exons ATGGTGTCTTTAAGTTTTAGTTCCTTTATGCTTGTTATGTtactcttcatttttcttacCATAAAGGATACAATTGCTCATACTGATGACCAAG CTAAACAAATAGTCCATGAGGCTGAAAATTACAACGCCAGTGATCTAAAGAGTTATCTTAGTGTGAAAAAG aAAGTTTTGGAGAGTGTACCCGCCGCTGCTGCATTCAGACTGGGAGGAAGAAAAATGATGATAGAGAGAACAaaagacatgaaggaagtgAAGAAAGGTGAATCATCAG GAAACTACAATAGGCCTCTTGGTCATGACTCGCGAAAGAACTTACATTATCAG GGCAATGAGAGTGATTCAATGAATTCAGCAAGTACACACAACTTGAAGAACGATGATCAATCTGATGATAATGGATCATTTCAGAAGATTGAATCAGAGAAACTTGTGGACGATATGACTGAGTTATTCACCATGATGAACAAGGACTATGTTGGAGGTCCAGGATCAGGAAGCAAACCCCGTCACAAGCCCCCAATCAACAATTTCCAGCCTCTCCACAGATCAAATccttaa
- the LOC101264414 gene encoding protein ENHANCER OF LHP1 1, with product MKIRSIKLREAHKNSNGVGSFCSVLWDQQGEHIVTASSSDSSICIHDAILPANPPKVLRQHRDGVTALSLSPNYTCLASGSIDHSVKLYKFPAGEFDTNITRFTLPIRALAFNKSGTMLAAGGDDEGIKLINTIDGSIARVLKGHRGSITGIAFDPKSEYLASVDSIGTVMLWELQSGNTIHVLKGIAPVIGSDFSSTNIVSWSPDGELLAVPGLKNDVVMYDRDTAEKLFSLRGDHVQPICFLSWSPNGKYMATSGLDRQVLIWDVDKKQDIDRQKFDNRITCMAWKPTGNALAVIDIMGKYGVWESAVPSSMRSPTEDIPGLSSKSGHGLLFYDEEEENPSVSGSLSDLGEDSQDESEPFSRKRLHKHHSYTDDWEEDTNEELELLPKVEPRKKAPHGHRDGSDNKRNKLKDVPLSTGPKMQEAIQPGATPQLPGKRRFLCYSMLGSITTMEHEGYSHIEIDFHDTSSGPRVPAMTDYFGFTMASLNENGSVFANPCKGEKNMSTLMYRPFGTWANNSEWSMRFEEEEVRAVALGTGWVAAITSCNFLRIFTEGGLQRHILSLDGPVVTAAGFKDELAVVTHASPPLPSNEQILEFRVFNIRTGTQPRRGRLPLTPGSCLSWFGFSEEGYLSSFDSTGVLRVFNNQYGGSWLPLFSASKLKKSEENYWVVGLNTSKLFCVICKSPDSFPEATPKPILSLLDLSFPLASSDLGSEILENEFIMNNTHLHRIQSTIEEMEAAGEDTSLLDDEAFNTEAALDRCILRLIASCCNGDKLVRATELVKLLSLEKSVKGAIKLVTALKLPNLAERFNALLEERMNRETTVGKISASTELKGDNSFNAHAALTKSHVMVESSKRLESQDSPSLNSLAPCQTKKRPLEEPIKDVNVEAENAKARKLEMAREFKNAFDMKNAKNVRDEKDKVDEVNNARKEDEVKNANGVEDAQDQNEEAIKVTAQRPSNPFAKSSNNKPNTSLFDSLKKKVKADR from the exons ATGAAGATCAGATCCATTAAGCTTAGAGAAGCTCACAAGAACAGCAACGGTGTTGGGTCATTCTGCTCGGTTTTATGGGATCAGCAGGGCGAACACATCGTCACTGCGTCTTCTTCTGATTCTTCAATTTGCATTCACGATGCTATTTTGCCAGCTAATCCCCCTAAAGTTCTTCGACAGCACAGAGATGGCGTCACCGCTTTGTCTCTCAGCCCTAATTACACCTGTCTAGCTTCTGGATCTATTGACCATTCCGTCAAACTCTACAAATTTCCTG CTGGGGAGTTCGATACAAACATTACTAGATTTACATTGCCAATACGGGCGCTTGCATTCAATAAATCCGGAACTATGCTGGCAGCTGGTGGTGATGATGAAGGCATCAAACTTATAAATACCATTGATGGCTCGATTGCAAGAGTTCTTAAAGGACATCGAGGATCCATCACTGGCATAGCTTTTGATCCCAAAAGTGAATACCTGGCTTCAGTTGATTCAATAGGGACTGTTATGCTCTGGGAACTCCAGTCTGGGAACACAATTCATGTCTTAAAAGGAATAGCTCCTGTCATTGGTTCTGATTTTTCTTCTACAAATATAGTTAGCTGGAGTCCTGATGGGGAACTATTAGCTGTTCCTGGCTTGAAAAATGATGTGGTGATGTACGACAGAGACACTGCAGAAAAACTGTTTTCTCTTAGAGGTGATCATGTACAACCCATTTGCTTTTTGTCTTGGTCACCAAATGGAAAGTACATGGCTACTTCTGGACTAGATAGACAGGTTTTGATATGGGATGTTGATAAGAAACAAGATATTGATCGGCAGAAATTTGATAACAGGATAACTTGTATGGCGTGGAAACCAACTGGCAACGCATTGGCAGTAATTGACATCATGGGAAAGTATGGTGTTTGGGAATCAGCTGTACCTTCTTCAATGAGATCTCCCACAGAAGATATTCCTGGTTTAAGTTCTAAAAGTGGTCATGGTCTTCTTTTCTATGATgaagaggaagaaaacccaagTGTATCTGGTAGTTTAAGTGATCTTGGAGAAGATAGTCAAGATGAATCTGAACCATTTAGCAGAAAAAGATTACACAAACACCATAGTTATACTGATGATTGGGAAGAGGACACTAATGAAGAGTTGGAGTTACTTCCAAAAGTTGAACCTCGTAAGAAGGCTCCTCATGGTCACAGGGATGGTTCagataataaaagaaataagcTCAAGGATGTGCCACTTTCTACAGGGCCAAAAATGCAAGAAGCTATTCAGCCAGGTGCAACTCCGCAGCTGCCAGGAAAAAGGCGTTTTCTATGTTACAGCATGCTTGGCAGTATAACCACGATGGAGCATGAAGGATACTCTCACATAGAG ATTGATTTTCATGACACAAGCAGTGGTCCCCGAGTCCCTGCAATGACTGATTATTTTGGCTTCACGATGGCTTCGTTAAATGAAAATGGAAGTGTATTTGCAAATCCATGCAAAGGTGAAAAGAATATGAGTACACTCATGTATCGACCTTTCGGTACCTGGGCAAATAACAGTGAG TGGTCAATGCGATTTGAAGAGGAAGAAGTAAGAGCAGTTGCACTAGGAACTGGCTGGGTAGCTGCCATAACTAGTTGCAATTTTCTTCGCATCTTCACAGAGGGTGGCCTGCAG AGGCATATTCTTTCCCTTGATGGACCAGTGGTTACTGCAGCAGGCTTTAAGGATGAACTTGCTGTTGTCACACATGCATCTCCCCCTCTTCCCTCGAACGAACAG ATTCTTGAATTTAGAGTCTTCAACATTCGTACTGGAACACAACCTCGCCGAGGAAGACTTCCATTGACTCCTGGTTCCTGTTTGTCATGGTTTGGTTTTAGTGAAGAGGGATATCTCAGTTCTTTCGACTCAACG GGTGTGCTAAGGGTCTTTAATAATCAATATGGTGGGAGTTGGCTTCCACTTTTCAG TGCCAGCAAATTGAAGAAGTCAGAAGAAAACTATTGGGTTGTTGGGTTAAACACAAGCAAGCTGTTCTGTGTCATTTGCAAATCTCCCGACTCCTTTCCAGAG GCTACTCCTAAACCTATTCTCTCACTGTTGGATCTTTCATTCCCTCTTGCTTCATCTGACCTTGGATCAGAAATCCTGGAGAATGAATTTATAATGAATAACACGCATCTCCACCGG ATTCAGAGCACAATTGAAGAAATGGAAGCTGCTGGTGAGGACACCAGTTTGCTTGATGATGAGGCTTTTAATACTGAAGCTGCTCTTGACCGTTGCATCCTGAGGCTCATTGCGTCCTGCTGCAATG GAGATAAGCTAGTGAGAGCTACTGAGCTCGTAAAGCTTCTGTCTTTGGAAAAATCAGTCAAAGGTGCTATAAAGCTTGTCACAGCACTGAAACTGCCAAATTTGGCAGAGCGCTTTAATGCCCTATTGGAG GAAAGAATGAATAGAGAAACAACTGTTGGCAAAATTTCTGCATCTACTGAGTTGAAAGGTGATAACTCCTTTAATGCACATGCTGCATTAACCAAGTCCCATGTTATGGTTGAAAGCAGCAAAAGATTGGAATCACAGGATTCTCCATCCCTAAATTCCTTAGCTCCTTGTCAGACGAAAAAACGGCCTCTAGAGGAGCCAATCAAGGATGTAAATGTAGAGGCAGAAAATGCTAAAGCCAGAAAATTGGAAATGGCAAGGGAATTCAAAAATGCATTTGATATGAAGAATGCTAAGAACGTGAGGGATGAAAAGGACAAGGTGGATGAAGTGAATAATGCAAGAAAAGAAGACGAAGTGAAAAATGCAAATGGAGTGGAAGATGCACAAGATCAGAATGAAGAAGCCATCAAGGTGACAGCACAACGCCCCTCTAATCCATTTGCAAAGTCATCAAATAACAAACCAAATACATCCTTGTTTGATTCCTTAAAGAAAAAGGTGAAAGCTGACCGATGA